The Miscanthus floridulus cultivar M001 chromosome 17, ASM1932011v1, whole genome shotgun sequence genome has a window encoding:
- the LOC136515298 gene encoding uncharacterized protein, with the protein MIAALHAHLQQAAATAHVRGKAEEEGNEAAASYDAESCFTKPGTVVEIAQPPLAVARPRRTCRLRSASVVLLPCRHLCAPTATRSSRLAPCRAAFEASALLAPVTAV; encoded by the coding sequence ATGATCGCAGCTCTCCACGCGCATCTGCAGCAGGCCGCGGCCACAGCGCACgtgaggggaaaggccgaggagGAAGGAAACGAGGCCGCCGCGTCATACGACGCCGAATCTTGCTTCACCAAACCCGGTACGGTAGTGGAGATCGCCCAGCCACCGCTGGCGGTGGCCAGGCCGCGCCGGACATGCCGGCTGCGTTCGGCCTCCGTCGTGCTGCTCCCGTGCCGCCACCTCTGTGCGCCGACTGCTACTCGGTCCTCCAGGTTAGCACCGTGCCGCGCGGCCTTCGAGGCCTCCGCCCTCCTTGCGCCAGTCACCGCCGTCTGA